In Ananas comosus cultivar F153 linkage group 7, ASM154086v1, whole genome shotgun sequence, the sequence AATAAAATTACTCAAACTTTATCAAGGTACTTAAACAAAAAGATCCGAAGGACTACTTTCAAAATTTCTATAGTTGAGGGTGGGGATTATCAGACTCTCAGTACATATATCACATCCAACACTAACCCCTTCCCtatctcccctttttttttattcaacaaaaaaaaaaacaaaaaaaacaaaaaaaatctcagttTGCGGCTACATTTCGATTCAAGTCCCCGTCCTCGTCGTCTTCGTGGGAGTTGGGTTCTCACGTTCTCCCATGGCGCTCCAATTTTGCGGCGTAGGGTTCTCCCCCATTCGTTATCGGGGAGGTTTGGGGGCGAGAGCCGTTGCTTCGGAGAGCAACGCTACGGCGCTGAGaggagcggaggaggagaaggtgaagcTCGGGGGTTCGGAGGTGAAGGTGACGAAATTGGGGATTGGGGCTTGGTCCTGGGGAGACACCGCTTATTGGAACGATTTCGAATGGgatggtgattttttttttcctaatttgattttatttttaattctctctctctttccaaaTCCCGATCTTTTTGTGTTATTACACTCTGTGATTAGTGCTGTggattttggtgccctaatttgtgttaaattttgtgatttggaGATGTGTTTACAAGTTTCATCACTCGAAAAGAGCCATTTTTCAGCCAAATACATCTCGTTGGTTGTTGTTTTGATTTGTTTGCGTTGAATTTTATGAAACATCGTTTgtctctatatttttatattcaacactttcCCGAATTGGACTGAGGACATCCTGTTTTAATACCATGTTAGgctatatgaaacaaccgttgttctCTAAACGATTAAGCTATTAGCGAACGATTTGTTTAAGTTATATATGCAACAGTTTAATTGCAGAGTTTGAAGTAGCAAAAGTAGAGAAACAATTGTAAGGAATGGTTTTGTTAGAATCTAATTAAGCCAAATTCTATAATgcaatctttttatttatactttacATAGAGTGTTGCAAACACCCTGCTCAATTATGTTACTGCTATTTCTGTGTTTTTAACTTGGTATAAGACAGTGgtgatttattatttagtaTGTAGACCGAATGTAGTTTGTTTGCTTTTTAGCTTAGTTtttagttgatatatatataatcggaGATCTTCGTGTTTAATTTTCTCCTCATCATTATCAGATAGGAAACTGAAGGCCGCTAGGGCCGCTTTTAATGCGAGCATCGATAGCGGCATAACCTTCTTTGATACAGCAGAAGTTTATGGCGCTGGGGTATATACGAAACCAACTATTTATTTCCTTTTGTTCTCAAATTTCACCTATTCGGTGACTTGGTCGGAAATAGAGAGCTAAATAGCTCGCATGCTTATGTTTCTTCTTTGTAGGTCATGGGAGCCGTGAATTCTGAAACATTACTCGGAAGGTACTGCTGCTTACTTACTTCCTTAGATATCTGTCTGTATAAGTATCTCTTCGACATGTTTTAACTTCTTCTTGATTGCCACTTTGGGGAATGATGTTAATTGGAATATGCGCTTTACATTAGATTCATTAAGGAAAGGCAACAGAAGGAATCAGTTGAGGTAGCGGTCGCGACAAAGTTTGCAGCTCTTCCTTGGCGGTTTGGGCGGGGGAGTGTTCTCTCTGCTCTCAGGAATTCACTTTCGCGCCTTGGACTCTCCTCAGTTGATCTCTACCAGCTTCATTGGTCTGCTTATAAAACCCATTCTTACTTCTTTTGTTTGaagctttttttaattaaaatactaaggaaaagtggttttttttttttgtgttgttgtTCTTGTTGTTTTCAGGCCAGGGATTTGGGGAAATGAAGGTAGTTCATACTAGACATATCTGAAAACAAGGGGAAGTAACATGTTAGCTGTAATTTAATGAACTTGTTACTACAGTACAATGAAGCGAAACATAAATTTTTGGCAATCATTTAGGATACATTGATGGCCTTGGAGATGCTGTTGAGCAGGGCCTTGTTAAAGCAGTCGGAGTCTCAAACTACAGCGGTTATTTTCTTACTTGATCCTGCAGATCATAAACATACGATtgtgtaaaatattattatctgatatttttttctttattgtaaTGCGTCAGAAAAGCGCCTTCGAGATGCTTATAATCAACTGAAGAAGCGGGGTATTCCACTGGCCTCAAACCAAGTAAATTACAGTCTCATATACAGACTTCCAGAGGAGAATGGCGTGAAGGCTGCTTGCGATGAATTGGGGATCACCTTGATTGCCTACTCTCCTATAGCTCAAGGCACAAATTTTACTCCTTTTAAATTATATTCTTGTTTTATGTGTATATGTGAAATTCATTGCTTTTGTGCTTTCTATTTCGAGTACAGCATTTAGTTCGTAGGTTATCAAGTACAGCATTTGCTTAATCATCGGGTTTGATtgactgttagaaaattcttctttattttatagATTACATTTCAGATGCATTATGACAATCCAGCACAGGAAACTGCTTAGTAGCATAACATAGATGAGTAAATTTCTTTTAATCTAGGTTTCTTGAGCGGAAATTTTATATACTACGTCAATCCTTTTCAGGTGCCCTTACTGGAAAGTACACTCCGGAAAATCCACCAACAGGTCCTCGAGGCCGTATTTACACTCCTGAGTTTCTTGCAAAGGCAATATCACCAAGCACTGTACTTTGTTTGTCCTAATATTACATAAGCCATTTCTATTGACAAGCCGCCGCCTTTTTTTTTACAGCTACAACCTCTCCTGAACAGAATCAAAGAGATTGGACAGAATTATGGGAAAACCCAAACTCAGGTGCTACTCCGTCTTAGAACTACTTGCTTTTAAGTTCTCACTTAAAGCTACAGCAGTACCTTGGCATTTCCAAAGAGGATCTCTAAATGATCAACGAAATACGAACTTAGACTTCGTTCGGTAGtagttaatatttttgttttctaaacTGAAATGCTATGTGATCGTATGTGCTGACAGATGACAGATTCTTtctttgaaaacaaaaaagggtAAGTACCCGACCCTATGGAATCTCGTCAACTAAGTAAACAAGCTGTTTCGCAGGTGGTTTTGAACTGGTTGATATGTCAAGGGAACGTCGTGCCCATCCCTGGCGCTAAAAACGCAGAGCAAGCCAC encodes:
- the LOC109712934 gene encoding uncharacterized oxidoreductase At1g06690, chloroplastic, which codes for MALQFCGVGFSPIRYRGGLGARAVASESNATALRGAEEEKVKLGGSEVKVTKLGIGAWSWGDTAYWNDFEWDDRKLKAARAAFNASIDSGITFFDTAEVYGAGVMGAVNSETLLGRFIKERQQKESVEVAVATKFAALPWRFGRGSVLSALRNSLSRLGLSSVDLYQLHWPGIWGNEGYIDGLGDAVEQGLVKAVGVSNYSEKRLRDAYNQLKKRGIPLASNQVNYSLIYRLPEENGVKAACDELGITLIAYSPIAQGALTGKYTPENPPTGPRGRIYTPEFLAKLQPLLNRIKEIGQNYGKTQTQVVLNWLICQGNVVPIPGAKNAEQATEFAGALGWQLTDQEIEELRSVASETKPVIGFPVEKL